In Terriglobales bacterium, a single window of DNA contains:
- a CDS encoding DUF4160 domain-containing protein, with protein MPTVLRVGPYRFYFFSHEPNEPPHVHVDREKFSAKFWLDPVALARNLGFSAAELRRIESIVREHRATLLEAWHGYFGAAGG; from the coding sequence ATGCCGACCGTGCTCAGAGTCGGGCCGTATCGGTTCTACTTCTTCAGTCACGAGCCGAACGAACCGCCACACGTGCACGTCGATCGGGAGAAGTTCTCCGCGAAGTTCTGGCTCGATCCGGTTGCACTGGCCCGGAACTTAGGGTTTTCCGCTGCAGAGCTGCGCAGGATAGAATCGATCGTCCGAGAACACCGGGCGACACTGCTGGAGGCATGGCATGGGTATTTTGGCGCTGCAGGCGGATGA